The following DNA comes from Teredinibacter haidensis.
GGCGGAACGAGATAGACGTCCAGAAGAAACAAACAAGTTCGCTATTTATCAGTCAAGTTTCGGGCCAACTCGCCTTCCCCAGCGTTATTACCAATCAAACCACCTTGTTCGGCGTCCAACACTCCTTGGAAGGGCAGGTGTATCGATGTTTATCCCCTCTATTTGTCACTTCTGACTAGATTCTGTGCTGAATACGGAAAAAGTTCGGCAGGCGAATCAAGAGCAGGGCATTCCCCATCAGCAAAAAAGCACCAAAGCGGGCGACAACTCACTCAAAAGCACCACAAGGGAACCCTTATCAACAATTAAAAGCCTGTCGTACCGAAAGAGATTTGGCTCCCGCTGATTACCTTAACTCTCGACGATAACGCCCGTAACGCTATTAGCATCGCGCACCTGCGCGTCTCTGTAAGTCTCAGGCCGTTAAGCTCAAACTTCAGCCATAAAGCCAACTTAAGTCCTTAACTCAGGCCACATTTAGCGTCATAATCGCGGTATTTCAATACTAGACGAGCCAGACTATGGGTAGAACCTACGAAAATCGCAAGGCCTCCATGGCCAAAACCGGGGCCTTAAAAACCAAACTGTACTCTCGCTACGGCAAGGAAATTTACGTGTGCGCCAAAAATGGTGGTGCCGAAACCGACAGCAACCTCAGCCTTAGGCGCTTAATCGAAAAAGCCAAAAAGGAACAGGTGCCCGGCCATATTATTGACAAGGCGCTGGATAAGGCTCGAGGCGGTGGTGGAGAAGATTTCGTAACGGTTCGTTTTGAGGGCTTCGGTCCCGGTAACTGCATGGTGATTGTCGACTGCCTGACCGACAACAATAACCGTACCTTTGGCGAAGTTCGCACATGCTTTAACAAAGGCAAGGCCAAGTTAGGGGCTCAGGGCGCCGTAGCGCACATGTTTGACCATCGCGCCATTTTCGCTTTTAAACACGACGATGAAGAAGCTGTACTGGAAGCACTAATGGACGAAGACGTGGATGTCGCCGACATTGAAAACGATGGCGGCATTATTACCGTCATCGCCCCACAAACTGAATTCTTCAAGACCAAAACCGCACTGTCCAAAGCCTTTGAAGAGGTTAACTTTGAGGTGGAGGAAATTACGTTCGTACCACAGACCTATACAGAATTAGCAGGCGAAGACGCCGAGCAACTGGAGAAGTTTCTCGATTTGCTCAACGACTGTGATGATGTACAAGAGGTTTATCACAACGCGGAAATTTCATAGCCCGTCAAACAACACCCGCCATAACCCGGAAACATTTACCAGGCTATGGCTTTCCCCGGTAAGAAATCAGAAAAACAACGGCGCCCAGCTACCGCTTTATACTTCGCGATAGCTAGCGCCTTGCCAATGAACCTTTTGGGCTCGCGTAGAAAATTTCTAGCCTTGATCGGAGGCTCCCTAGATTGCCAGTAAAGGAAGGTGAGCCAACTTCAACGTTTCCATATTAGAAATATAGTTAACTTGGGCTAGTAATAATTCCGCCGTCGCCACGGCGTCCGCCAGGGCATTATGTTGTGTTACCGCGGGCAACCCATAGCGCTTCCGAGTCTCACCTAGGCGTAAACTGTCATTTTTCCCTTGAATCTGTAATCGCCGTTTCTCGATCTGCATGGTATCCAGGGCTGTAAAAACTAACGGACAACGAAACACCCCCTGCGTGGCCTTTTGTAAAAATTTTACATCAAGAGGAGCGTGATGAAAAACCAGGATAGAGGCCTTTGCTTGCTTCATTAACAGCATTAAAACAGCGGCAACACTTTTTGCTCCGGCTATATTCCTATCGTGCAAACCATGGATCTTGGTGCTTTCACCCGCACTTTTTTCGGTGTGGATAAGTAGATGTTTTGCACTGGAATTAACGATACGGCCGTTTTCTATGGCCACCCAACCAATACTGAGCAGGTGGCTCATCTTTACATCTAAACCGCTCATTTCGCAGTCCACAACTAAAAAACGTGTATCGCGAAACATTTGCGACCCGGAAAATGGAGGTTGTTGATAGAGATCTTCCATTACCGTTCCACGTGCCTTGCCCCTATTTTTGCGGCACCTGTAACGGTAACTCAACTTATAGAACACCACCGCCAAACCTCGCTTTCATCGCTGCCTGCGCTTTGCGAACAAGATGAAAAGCATCTTTTAGTTGATGGCGCATCAAGGGAGAAAGTGAGCGTGGATCAAGGTAATTGTCGACCGTATTGCCACTGCGATATTGATTACCCTGGGACTCCAACCGAATACCGGCAATAAATTCAAGCGCATCAATCAGACTACTGGCCAGCGCATTTGACATTAACCCCGATGCATCTATGGCTTTGAGTCGCTCTACCGTCGTAACCTCTTGCAGCCCTGCGCTCAAACTATAATTACGCGCAATATCTACAATAGGAATGGTGCCGCGTTTTTTTAGATCCAGCTCACTTTTATGATCACCATCTTTTTCCAGCACAAACGTTTTAAAAAATCCTAAGGGAGGCGAATTTTCCAGGGAATTGTTGCACATAAGTGCCAAGAAAATAGTATTTTTCCTGGCCTTTTCCAGCACACTTTCCCGCAACGCCTGTGCAAGCTCTGGCGCCCCCGTAATACTGCGCATATCAAAAAATATGCTCGCGTGCATCAGCGCTTTCGGTGAGGGCTGCTCGATCCAGTTGGCGAAACAGGTTTTCCAGTCATTCAGTTCCATTCGCCACTTACTATTGCTCGCCATAATATCGCCCGGACAGCGTTTTACTCCGCACTGATCCAAACCTTCGTTAACGAATTCGGCTAAATTTCTAAAAAAATCAGCGTGTTCCGATAACAATCCATTTTCTATAATTAAGGCATTATCCTGATCGGAACCCAATACCTGTTCTTGCCGCGCTTGGGAGCCAAAAGCCAACCAGGAAAAATTTCCCGGCGCCTGACCGAATTTAAGCTGTGCTAACTGAATTAGTCGTTTTGTGATTCCGTCTGTCAGTGATGTAATAATTTCGCCAACATCCACCGCTCGCGTATCGCGCTCCACCAACGTGGCTACAAGCTCTGGAAACTGTTTAGAAATTTCGCGCAGTACGGCAACGGAATTCGCGTGTTTTATCGAACCCGTTAATGAAACAGGCTCAATATTATTGGCCCGTACAATATCGCTTAAGCCAATCAGGCCGACCGGTATTGCGCCATCAACAACGGGTAAATGATGGATATTCGACGACATCATTTTTAACTGTGCCTGATGTAAGACAGCATCCTTCTGAATGCTAAAAGGCTCCGCTGTCATAACACTGGCTACGGCCCTACTATCGGCAACGCCTTCTGCCAGAACACGGGTACGCAGATCCCTGTCGGTGATAATGCCTTCAAGTTTTCCATTTTTGATCAACAGCAGAGAAGAAATATTGTTTTCTTTCATTAATTTCGCTGCTTCACGAATCGTTATACTCGGATCCGCCGTGATTGCAGGACTTGCCATAAAAGCTTCGACCCGCTGATCGAGAAAACTTTCCCG
Coding sequences within:
- a CDS encoding DUF294 nucleotidyltransferase-like domain-containing protein; this encodes MVSETSDVQSFLAGQALFQHLSATALESVCDASYTAFSKSGNTLEFPQSSGDDLPGMVIVRSGSLEIRDNNGELIDRLSEGDFLIPYSLREVGGDNFCVTVLEDCLYYELSGNAFQSLYNVDIYFAYLCDSHSVQFKAEGESLPLRRPQAVRESFLDQRVEAFMASPAITADPSITIREAAKLMKENNISSLLLIKNGKLEGIITDRDLRTRVLAEGVADSRAVASVMTAEPFSIQKDAVLHQAQLKMMSSNIHHLPVVDGAIPVGLIGLSDIVRANNIEPVSLTGSIKHANSVAVLREISKQFPELVATLVERDTRAVDVGEIITSLTDGITKRLIQLAQLKFGQAPGNFSWLAFGSQARQEQVLGSDQDNALIIENGLLSEHADFFRNLAEFVNEGLDQCGVKRCPGDIMASNSKWRMELNDWKTCFANWIEQPSPKALMHASIFFDMRSITGAPELAQALRESVLEKARKNTIFLALMCNNSLENSPPLGFFKTFVLEKDGDHKSELDLKKRGTIPIVDIARNYSLSAGLQEVTTVERLKAIDASGLMSNALASSLIDALEFIAGIRLESQGNQYRSGNTVDNYLDPRSLSPLMRHQLKDAFHLVRKAQAAMKARFGGGVL
- a CDS encoding YebC/PmpR family DNA-binding transcriptional regulator, with the translated sequence MGRTYENRKASMAKTGALKTKLYSRYGKEIYVCAKNGGAETDSNLSLRRLIEKAKKEQVPGHIIDKALDKARGGGGEDFVTVRFEGFGPGNCMVIVDCLTDNNNRTFGEVRTCFNKGKAKLGAQGAVAHMFDHRAIFAFKHDDEEAVLEALMDEDVDVADIENDGGIITVIAPQTEFFKTKTALSKAFEEVNFEVEEITFVPQTYTELAGEDAEQLEKFLDLLNDCDDVQEVYHNAEIS
- a CDS encoding 3'-5' exonuclease, giving the protein MEDLYQQPPFSGSQMFRDTRFLVVDCEMSGLDVKMSHLLSIGWVAIENGRIVNSSAKHLLIHTEKSAGESTKIHGLHDRNIAGAKSVAAVLMLLMKQAKASILVFHHAPLDVKFLQKATQGVFRCPLVFTALDTMQIEKRRLQIQGKNDSLRLGETRKRYGLPAVTQHNALADAVATAELLLAQVNYISNMETLKLAHLPLLAI